The genomic region CGTGCTGGAGGAGCGATCGCTGGAGTTCGCCGCCCTGGACCTCGACAGAATACTGAAACGATACGCAGGAGTTGAACCTTGAGCGGCAGTTCGACCTGGAAACCCCTTCGTGAGGAACTCGCGCGCTGGCGGGAGGCTGGAAGAGTGGCCCGCTTCTGGTGGCGCGATGACGATGCGATCGAGCCGACGGCGGCGCTCGACAGATTGCTCGGCCTCTCCAGCGCGCATGAGATCCCGGTGACCGTTGCCGTCATCCCGGCAAAGACCGGTCCAGCACTTTCTCAACGGCTTTCGGGTGCGAGCGGGGTCAGTGTTGCCGTGCACGGCTGGTCGCACGAGAATTATGCGCCGCCGAAAGAAAAAAAGCAGGAACTTGGCCGACACCGGCTGGCCGAGGCCGTGCTTGGCGAACTTTATGATGGCTTCCTGACGCTGAACCGGCTGCATCCGGCCAGGTTCATTCCCATGCTGGTGCCGCCATGGAACCGCATCGACGGCAGCCTTGTTGCCAAGCTCCCGGCACTTGGTTTCGAATGCCTGTCGACGTTCGGTCGGGCGACCGCGGAGGCGGCGATCCCGCTCCTCAACACCCATATCGATATCATGGGACGGCGAGCGGACGGAAAGGGGCCGCGCGTCGGCCGGCCGCATGACGAAATTGTAAGCGAACTTGTGGGAGAACTGCAGGACCGCTTCGAAGGCCGAAACGAGCCGGTCGGTTTGCTGACCCATCACCTCGCGCATGACGAGACGGCGTGGAAATTTACCGAAGCATTTCTCTCGGAGGCCAACAGTCATCAGGCGATTTTATGGAAACCGGCAGCTGAGCTGCTGAAAGATCAGATGTCGACGACCTGATTGTCACGCGCGGCGAAGGCGCCGGGGAATGCTGCCTGGGCATTCTTTTCCATCTGGCCAAGCTGCTCGTCCGTGCGCGAAGGCGCGTGATGGAAGAGCGCGAAGCGTTTCGTTCCTGCCTTTTTGGCCAATTCGATGCCGTGCTGCCAGGTCGAGTGGCCAAAGCCCTTGAAACGCTGCATCTCGTCTTCGTTGTAGGTGCAGTCGTAGATCGCCAGATCCGCATCCTTCATCAATTCCAGAGACACCGGGTCATAAGTGCCGGGGATATGCTCGACGTCGAATACAAGCGCGACGATCCGGCCGCCCCACTCTATGCGATAGCCGATCGCCCCGCCTGGATGGTTCAGCTTGTAGGTCTTAATGCGCACACCTTCGCGCGGAGAAAGCATGTCGCCGGCATGGAAATCGCGGAAGTTCATCGTTGCCTGGCAGATATCGGTCTTTACCGGAAACCAGGGCGGGCTGATGAACTGATCGACCATATCCTTGGTGCTCATCTTGCCGTCGAGATGGCCGGACCAGATGTTGAGACTGATCGAGGGATAGTAAATCGCCTTGAAGAAGGGCAATCCAATGATGTGGTCGTAGTGACAGTGGCTGAAGAACAGATCGACCTGCTTGACGCCTTCGTTGAGCATCGCAAGCCCGGCCTCGCGCAGCCCGGAGCCTGCGTCGAAGATCAACCGGTGGCCGCCGCAGCGCAGTTCGATGCAGGTGGTGTTGCCGCCGTAGTGATCGAATTCGGGGCCCGATACCGGGATGCTGCCGCGAACGCCCCAAAATTTTACCTGAAACTGATCGTTACTCATGGTTCTTCAAAATCGGGCTCCCGCACAGCGCTATCGTAATCATAGTTTAACCCTGATGCGAAGTGCGGAATTCCGCGGGGGTGCCTCTATCTTGCCTATTCTCCCAATCGCTAGCAGCAGAAGGAGTAGATTTTCCTAAGGCAGCAGGAGTTGGTCCGAAAGCAGCCGGATATGGTTTGCTTTGCGTAAACGGAAATGCCCGAGTCTGAAAGCCGGCGGACATCTCCTGTTCTATTAGGTGGCTCTTCCGGGGCGAAAATACAATTCTCCACTTTCTAATCCATCTTCGCCGGATTGAATGTCACAAGATTGAGGTCAAACGATTGCAAGGCCGTCCTATTGGCAGATCCACGGAATCTTGCCGGTTGCGTTCGCGCAGCCGGCAATACTAGAGGCTGGCGGCGATGCCGCCATCGACCATCAGCATATGGCCGTTGACGAAAGAGGAAGCGTCCGAAGCGAGAAAGACCGCCGCGCCGACCAGTTCCTCGACATTGCCCCATCGGCCTGCAGGTGTGCGCGTCTCCAGCCAGGCGGAGAATTTCGGATCGTCCACCAGCGCCTGGTTGAGCGGCGTTTTGAAATAGCCGGGGGCGATCGCATTCACCTGCAGGCCGTACTTTGCCCAGTCGGTCGCCATGCCGCGGGTGAGATTTCTGACTGCACCCTTGGTCGCCGTATAAGGAGCAATGCCCGGCCGGGCGAGTTCAGCCTGGACAGAGGCGATGTTGATGATCTTGCCCCTGCCGCGCCCGATCATCGCCTGCGCCACGGGCTGGCTGACATAGAAAATGCTTGAGACATTGGTCTTAAGCAGTTCATCCCACTTTTCGATCGGGAAAGATTCCAACGGCGTTCTAAACTGCATTCCGGCATTGTTGACGAGGATGTCGACCGGGCCGATCTCGCTTTCGATATAGGCGACGCCTTCGCGCGCGGCGGCAGCATCGGTCACGTCGAAGGCGACACTTAGCGCATGCAGTCCTCTCGCCCTGATCGTCTCTGCTGCAGCTGCCGCCTTCTCGGCATTGCGGCCATTGATGACCAGGCAAGCGCCGTGTTCTGCAAGGCCGAGGGCCAGCCCATAACCGATGCCCTGGCTGGAGCCGGTAACAAGCGCTCGGCGGCCGGTGAGGTCGAATAAGGGGAAAGACAAGCGGGGCGCGCTCCTTCATTGCGGTGCCTGATTGAAGAGGAGTCCTTGGTTCGATGCAAGCATCGTTTTGACGCAAGGCGCTCCGGTCTGTTATGTGCGGCACTGCAATGGAGTTCATCATGCGCATCCGCAATGAGACAAAAGCCGATATTCCGGCGATCCGCGAGCTGGTCAGCACGGCGTTTGCCGGCAAGGCCTACAGCAGCCGGACCGAAGCGGCAATCGTCGATGCCTTGCGCGGGAACAGAGCGCTTTCCGCCACGCTCGTTGCCGAAGATGGAGGCCGTATCGTCGGCCATGTCGCGTTCTCACCGGTGATGATCAACGGCAGGGATTTGGGCTGGTACGGCCTCGGACCAATCGCGGTAACACCCGAAAGGCAGGGCGAGGGAATCGGTACTGGCCTGGTGAAGGTCGGACTTGCAGCCATCCGCAAACTCGGCGCCCAGGGATGCGTCCTGCTTGGCGATCCCAAGTATTACGGCCGGTTCGGCTTCAAGGCGGATGCTCGCCTCAGGCTTGCAGGTGTTCCGGCCGAATATTTTCAGGCATTGTGCTTCAGCGGTGAAATGCCGTCCGGCATGGTCACGTATGACGCAGCTTTCGACATAACGACTGACGAGGCGCCACGCCACGTGACCTAGTGCAGCCCGCCAACCCCGAGCAGACGTTCCACGGCGGCGTGATCCATCGACAGCGCTTCGGGCGTGCCGGTCCACGCAAGGCGTCCCCGTTCTAGGATGATGACCTGATCGGCGAAGTCGAGCGCGCTCTGGATGCGTTGTTCGACAAGCAGGATCGTCATGTCGCCGGTCTTGGTGAGTTCGGAAAACGCGGCCATCAACTCTTCGCAAATGATGGGTGCGAGACCTTCCAGAGGTTCGTCAAGCAGCAGAACGGAGGGGCGGCCGAGAATCGTGCGGGCAGTCGACAACATCTGCTGCTCGCCGCCGGAGAGTTGGCCGCCGAGATTGCGGCGGCGCTCCTTCAGACGTGGAAACATCGCGTACGCCTCTTCGAGCGACGCCTTCGGCCGGCCTTTGAGGCCGACGAAGAGGTTTTCCTCAACCGTCAGCGTCGGGAAGATGCAGCGCGCCTGCGGCACATAACCGAGCCCTTGACGGGCGCGAGCGGAGCTGGCCATGGCGGTGAGGTCTGCGGAGCCGAGGCGGATGCGGCCGTCATAACGCCTGGTCTGTCCGGCAAGCGTCGCAAGCAAGGTTGTCTTGCCCATTCCGTTGCGGCCAAGGATGGCAAGGCGGGCGCCTGCGGGCACGGCAAACGAAACGTTTTCGAGAACGCGCGTCGGCCCATAGCCAGCGGAGAGATTGTCGACCTCAAGCGGCGTGGCTGGCATTGGCATAGCTCCCGAGATAAGCCTCGCGCACGCGCGCATCCTTGGTGACCTCGACCGGCGAGCCGTCGAAGATGATGGTTCCCGCTGCAAGCACGATGACACGCCTGGCGAAGCGGAACACGAGGTCCATATCGTGCTCGATCATCAACACCGCGAGATCGGCCGGCAGATCGGCGAGCGCCTGCTCGATCCGGGCGGTATCGCTTTGCGGCACGCCGGCAGCAGGTTCATCAAGCAACAGCACCTTCGGTTTCAGTGCCGTGGCGACGGCAATCTCGAGGAGACGCTGCTGTCCATAAGCAATTTCACCGACCCTGCGGCACATGAGATCGCCAAGGCCGAGTGCGCCGAGCAGATAGGTGACTTCTGTCATGAGGTCCGGCATCGCGAGAAAGTTGCCGAACATCCGGCCAGTCAGTCCGTCACGCTGCAGGATCGCAAGCGCGACGTGTTCGGCCGGCGTCATATCCTGGAAGAGCCGTGTGACCTGGAAGGAACGGACGAGGCCGCGCCTGACGCGGCCCGCCGCACCAATTCTCGTCACGGTCTCGCCACCGAGGCGGACATCGCCGGCGTCCGGCGAAAGGTTGCCAGTGACGAGATTGACGAAAGTGGTCTTTCCAGCGCCGTTCGGGCCAATGAGCGCGACGCGGTCACCTGCTGCCAGCGAGATCGATACATCGTTGGTTACCACGAGGCCACCGAAGCATTTCCTGAGATTGATGACTTCGAAGACGGGGCTCATTGCGCAGTCTCCTTCCGACGCACGAAAAAGGAAGTTGCGGTCCCATAAAGGCCCTTCGGGGCGAGGAGGACGACAGCGACCAGTAACGCGCCGACCATCGTCAGCCAGTGGAACGGGTTTGCAGCCGAAACATAATCTTCGAAGAGCATGAAGATGACGGTGCCGGAGAGCGCACCGAAAAGCGAGCCGGTGCCGCCGAGAACGAGCATCACGAGGCTTTCGGCCGAAAGCGTGAAGGAGAGGCTGTCGAGGCCGACCACCTGTGTGGAGATGGCATTGAGGGCTCCACCGACACCGGCGACGGCGCCTGAAATCACATACATCTTCATCAGCGCCGCTTTCGGCGAGGCGCCCATGGCTCGGATGCGCAAGGCATCTTCCTTGATCCCGCGGCAGAGCATGCCAAAGGGCGAACGCACGACAAGGCGCAGAAGAATGAAGACGACAAGCAGCAGGATCACCCCGAAAACATAGGCGGTATGGCCGTAAAGGTCGAACTCGAAGGTGCCGAAGATTGGATCGGCCGAGATGCCGGACAAGCCATCGCTGCCGCCGGTCCAGGATGATGCCTTGTTGGCGAATTCGTGGAAGAGGTTGATGAGCGCGATCGAAAGGACAAGCTGCGGCAGTCCGTGGGCACGCAGGATGACGATGCCGCAGACGAGGCCAGCCGCAGCGCCACCGGTGATACCGGCAAGCGTCATCAAAAGAGGATCGGTGATGCCGTAATGGGCCGAGACGATGCCCGCTGCATAGGCGCCGGAGCCGAAGAGTGCTGCATGGCCGAGCGTCGCCACGCCGCAATATCCGGTGACGAGATCAAGCGAGAGAACGAGCAATGCGATTGCGATGACGCGCGTCAGCAGCGCAAGGTTATCCGGAAAGAGTAAATAGCCGATGCTGGCGAGCGCGACGATTGCGGCAATGCCGGCTGTATCGCGCACGAAAAAGCGATTGCGCCGAATGGATACTGCTGTCGTAGTTTGCGTGTTCATGGCGAGCGTCATCCTACTTCACCCTTCCGGCAAAGCCGCGCGGAAAAACGCAGATGATTGCAATGACGGCGAGATAGAAGAAGAATTCCCCGTATTCCGGCATCAGATAGCGGCCCGTGGTGTCGATGCCGCCAAGAACCAGGCAGGCGATCAGTGCGCCGGGAATCGAGCCTGCGCCGCCGACCGAGACAACGACGAGGAAAGTCACCATGTAGCGCAGCGCATAATAGGGCTCGACCGGCAAGAGCTCCGCGCCGACCACGCCGCCAAAGGCGGCCAGGCCGACGGCGCCTGCGAAGCTCAGTGCATAAATGATCTCCGTGCGCACCCCAAGGGCGGCGGCCATGGCGGCATTATCGACGGATGCGCGCAGTTTTACGCCGAAACTGGTCTTTTCGATCGTGTACCAAAGGGCGCCGGCGACCGCGAAGCCGCAGAAGATGGCAAAAAGCCGATGCACCGGAATGGTGCGGAAGCCTAGATCGGCGGAGCCCCGCAGGCCGTCTGGCAATGGGATGGTTTTCAGCGTCGGCCCCATGACGTAGTTGGCTATGCCGATGATGCAGAAGGTGATGCCGATCGTCATCAGAACCTGGGTCAGTTCCGGCGCGCCGTAGATGCGCCGGTAGAGGAAACGTTCGACCGGAATGGCGATGACGATGGTTCCAGTGACGGCGACAAGAACTGCGACGCCGTAGCCAAGGCCAAGATCGCGCGCTGCATAGGAGGCAATGTACCCGCCGATCATGGCGAAGGCACCGTGGGCAAGGTTGACGACCCGCATCAGGCCCATGGTGACCGAAAGGCCGATCGAGATCACGAACAGCACCATGCCATAGGCAAGCGCGTCGACGGCAATGCTGAAGACAGTCTGCATGAGGCTCGTGTGTTCCTTATCTCAGCAGGTGCTGGAGCCCGCTCTGCGTCGTTGAGGGCGACGTCCCGCCCCATCACCTGCCGGAACCTTCTCCCTTGCCGGGAGAGAAGACTTGCGGTTTGCGCCATATGCCCTTTCGCCGACAACGGGGATGGGCTGATGGGTGGTCCGAGCGATCGCCTTTTAAGCAAGCCTTACTCCTTACTTTGTCGCCGCCAGACCTGGATCCCCCTGCTTTTCAAATGTCTGGATTTCCTTGTTGATGTATTTGCCGTCCGCATCCTTGGCGACTTCGCGCAGATAGATGTTTTCTGTGATGTGGCGGCTTTCGGGATCGATGGAAACGGGGCCGCGCGGGCTCATCCAGGAAAGGCCCTTTACCGCTTCGACAGCTTTTTCAGCATCCTGCTTGCCGCCAGTTGCCTCGATCATCTTGTAAATGACGTGCATGCCGTCATAGGCCCCGACGGCTGGGAAAGTAAGTTCGGCCGGATTGCCGAGTGCCTTGCCGGCGGCTGCAACGAAGGCCTTGTTTTCGGGCGAGTCATGCGAAACCGCGTAGTGGTATGTCGTCAATATGCCGAGAGCGGCCTCGCCGAGCGCCGGAAGGTCGGATTCCTGCGTCAGGTCGCCGGTCGCAAAGAGTTGTATGCCGGCGGCTTTCAGGCCATTCTCGCTATAGGACTTCACGAAGCCAAGCGTCGGCGGACCAGACGGCAGGAATGCAAAGACGCCCTCAGCACCCGAATCCTTGATGCGCTGCATGATTGGGCTGAAATCGTTGGTGGCGAGTGGCATACGGATCGCTTCGACGATTTCCCCGCCTTGCTTTTCGAAGCCTGCCTTGAAGGCGTTTTCAGCATCGACCCCCGGACCGTAGTCGCTGACAACCGAGATGACCTTCTTAATGCCTTTGTCGAACGCGACCTTGGCCATTGGCATGGCAGTTTGCCAAAGGGTGAAGGATGTACGAACGACCAGAGGGCTTTTGGTGACGATCGCAGAGGTTGCGGCGTTCATGATCACGAGCGGCGTATTGGCCTGTTTCAGGATGGGCGTGACGGCCATTGCGTCAGGCGTGAAATAGAACCCGGCCAGATACTGGACTTTCTCCTTGACGACGAGTTCCTGGGCAAGCGCCTTGGACTTGGCCGGATCGGCGGCCGGCAAGTCGCGATAGATGATTTCGACGGTATTGTCGCCGATCGTGGCGCCATTCGTTGCCATATAGGCGTCGATCCCGGCCTTGAAGTTCTTGCCTTGCAGCGCGAACGGACCCGAAAACGGCCCAACGACCCCGACCTTGATCGTGTCGGCACAGGCGGCGGTGCCCATGATGATTGCCGCCGCAGCGGCCAGAACCAGCTGTCTCATCTTTCCTCTCCCTTTATACCCTGCGGACTCCACCGCCAGGTTAGCGCGCAGCTAAATTTCACGTTAGTGTGTCATGCGAAACGGTAATGTAAAATGAAATAAATACGGTAATTCATAACTGGTGCATTATGTTAAGCATCTGCCTGAGGCTGACAAAAAGGGTGAGGAAGGAAGCTTGCCTACGAGCCCCCGAGGCGGAGGATATTACCGGTCAGCTCGCGCGCAAGCCGCAGGGCGCCCGCGGTCGCCATGACCATCTGCGGCAGCACGAGCCATTCAAGTGTCCAGGCGGCACCCGAACGTTCCTGTTCGTGAACAAGCGCTTGGTGGATGGCCGAAAGTTGGGCGGCGTTGAAGCGGGAAAAAGCGACAAGCGTTTCGGCGCCGACCGGGTTCTGCTTGTGCACCATGGCTGACGATCTTCCGCCGCCAGCAAGTTCGATCTCTCCACCCGCCTGCGCCAGAAGGGCGATGTCCTGGCCCATCTTCCCCAGACTGCCGGTGATCAGCGAAAAGAGGTTGGCAAGGTCGGCGATTGGTGCGCGCTGGTTTTGCCATTGAGGCTCGTCAGTCAGTCCAAGTTCCTGGGCGAGCGACGCGCGGATGTCGGCAGCCTTGCCGCCCAGCCTGTCCAGCGTCCCGGCCGCGCCACCGAACTGGATGGGAAACGTCTGTACCCCTAGCCGGCCGTGATAACCTTCAAGCGGGGCTCGCCATGACCACAGACGATCCGAAACGGCAATCGGGATTGCCGCCTGCATGCGGGTATGGCCCATCAGACTGTTCTGGCCGAACTGGCGATCGAGCGCTTCGAGAGCGCGAACAATGGCATCGAGCCGGCCGGAAAAAAGAAAGACGATCGCCTTTAGCCTGATCATCAGGCTGGTATCGATGGCGTCCTGGCTAGTCGCCCCGAAATGGACATACTGGGCCGCCTCGCCGCCCACTGACCTGCGCAGTTGCGTGACGAGATCAGGAACGACGACGCCGTCTGCGGCGGTCGCAACCTTGAGGCCCGCGATGTCGGCAGTGAAGCCTCGACAGGCTTCGGCAATGCGGCTTGCTGCCCTTTGTGGGATCAGGCCATGGGCGCCTTCGGCCTTGGCAAGCGCAGCCTCGAAGGAGAGCATCGCGCGGATGTCGGCATCCGCCGAAAGATAGGCCGAAATCTCATCGTCTCCAAAAAGGCCGCTGAGGAATGGATGGTCGAAGGCGGATGCGGTCACGTGACCTCTCATTGATTTTGCCTGTTCCTGCCGCCAGCTTGCCGTTGGAAAACCGCACCGGCTGTAAGGATGCCGGCAGAGATGGCACGGGATGTCCGTCCCTTTTCCATCTATGCCTTTGCCGGTTTCTCGACGGGCAGAATCGTTATGTCCGCATTCTCGTCGACGCCTCGCGCCTTTGCAACGAACGAGAATTTCTTTCGCATGCCCAAGATCGGCTTCTCGATCATATGCCAGGAAAAGACAGCAATGCCCATCGCGGCGCACATGCCGATAGCATAGAGCGCGAGCGCACCGGTTTTCGGGATCAGGAACAGGCCCGGCGCCAGACTGATTAAAATCTGAAGAAAGGGATCGTGATAAAGATAGACGCCATAAGAATAGTCGCCCTTGTGAAAGACGGAGGGCAGGGGCACCGGCGTCAGACCGACAAATACCGTGATATAGACGAGCGCGGGGACTACGAGCAATCTGTTTGGCACGCTCTCGATGGAAGGGCTGCTCAAGATAAGCATCGCCAGCACGCAAACTGCCATGCAGGCCAAGAACAGTGATTTTTTATGCGGAATGAACTCCCGCAATTGATAGGCTAAGATGCCGAGCAGAAACGCAAATACCAGCTGTGCGCCGCGGCTGACGAACAGCGTGCTCAAGACCAGGTTTACGCGATAGGGCAGCAGATGTCCGAAGGACTGGACGAGAAGCCCGCTCAGGATAAAGCCACCAGTCAAAAGTGCCAGCTTCTGCCATGACTTGATGATCGAGGTGATCATGAGCGCAGACATGATGATGTAGCAGAAGATTTCCCATGGCACGGTCCACAGAGCTCCGTTCACCCGATGCGTCGGGTTTTGCTCAAATACACCCGGCAGGCTGTAATGAATCCAGCCGATGATGTTGAGAAAATACCTGTAGAAGTCGGCGCCGAGAAAATAGTCACGCACAGCGACGGTCGTCACCAGCGGGCCGATGATGAGCGCGCAGACGACGATATCGACCGCAAGAGCAGGAACGATGCGCAGTCCGCGGTTCAAGAGAAAGTTCTTCAGGCTGAGGCGCTGAGCGCTGCCGGCGATCAGAAACCCGCTGAGAGCGAAGAACATCGGAACCAGTGCGTATTCGGCAAACCACAACGGGCTCGAACGGAAAAAAGCGTCATTTCCAGTCAGCAAAAATGAATGTGCCAATACTATTGAAAAAGCCAGGGCAATTCTGAGGAAGTCAAAACCTGGACCAAGGCCCTTGTGTGCCGTCAGGACGTGCCCGAATGTTTTCTGCATGTTTCCACCATCAAGGTTCAGCCCGTCAAAAGTCTTACTGCGGTGCAGCATTTTTAACAACCCGCCTATCGTCGTTTCGACACGCGCGCTGCTCGCTGTGATTGTAAACGGGGTGCAGGCGGCATCGGCTTCCAGCAGGAAGCGCCTGCATTAAATGGAAAAGCGCCTTATCTCACCTGCTCATCAAATGTCGAGAAAAACCGTTTCCTTCTCCCCCTGAAGGCGGATTTCAAACGTATAGGTTGCGCCGTCGCGGGTCGCGATCATTGTTGCAATGCGCTCGCCGTGTTCGATACGGGCAAGCAGCGGATCGGCGTTGTTGGCGTCTGCCTCTTCCGGAAAGTACATGCGGGTGTGGAGCCCAATATTGATGCCGCGCGCAACAATCCAGAAAGAGATGTGCGGTGCCATCGTGCGGCCGTCCTTGAAGGGCACGCAGCCAGGCTTGACGGTTTCGAATCGATAGACGCCGTCTTCGGCGCTGGTCGGGCAGCGACCCCAACCGGCAAAATTCGGGTCGGCCGCGCCACGCATTTCCGATGGGCTGTTGTAAAGTCCGGCGCTGTCGGCCTGCCAGATTTCGACGACCGCGTCACGCACGGGCGCGCCTGTTCCATCATAGATGTGGCCGGTCACGGTGATGCGCTCGCCAAGGGTCTTTTCGTTGACCATCGCGCTACCGAGGTCTTGTGCGTAAACCCCACCGATATCACAGAAATCCGGCGTCAGGCCAATATGGACATAGGGACCTGCCGTTTGCGACGGGGTTTCCTTGAGATAGCCGAGTTCCTGCATGATCAGTTGCCCTCCAGCCGGTTCTCGAACAGGATCGAGCGGCGGCCGCGCAGAACGATATCGAACTTGTAGGCGCGCGCGTCCATGGGGATGGTGTTGCCCCAGTCGAGCGGTGCAATGAGCTGCTCGATTGCGGCCTTGTCCGGGATCGTGCCGACGATCGGACATTTCCAGATCATCGGGTCGCCGTCGAAATACATCTGCGTGATCAGCCGCTGAGCAAAGCCGTGGCCGAAGATCGAGAAGTGGATGTGCGCCGGGCGCCAGTCGTTGACGCCATTCGGCCACGGATAGGCGCCGGGGCGAATGGTGCGGAAGGAGTATTGCCCATATTCGTCGGTGATGCAGCGCCCGCAGCCGCCGAAATTGGGATCGATGGCCGCGAGATAGGTTTCTTTCTTGTGGCGATAACGCCCGCCGGCGTTGGCCTGCCAGAATTCGACCAGCGCGCCCGAGACTGGCCGGCCACGCTCGTCGAGCACCCGGCCGTGAACGATAATGCGCTCGCCGATGGCGCTCTCGCCGGGGCGGGCGAAGTTGTGGATCAGGTCATTGTCGAGTTCACCGATCATCGAATGGCCAAAGACCGGCCCGGTAATCTCTGAAATCGTGCTGTCGAGCGACAGTAACGCGCGTTGTGGGGAACGCAGCACCGAGGTCTTGTAGCCTGGCGCATAGGCTGGTGGATGCCAGGCGCGGTCGCGGGCGAAGAAGGCACCGGTTTCCGGCTTGCGGTTCGAAATATCGGACATCTCTTCC from Rhizobium gallicum bv. gallicum R602sp harbors:
- a CDS encoding polysaccharide deacetylase family protein produces the protein MSGSSTWKPLREELARWREAGRVARFWWRDDDAIEPTAALDRLLGLSSAHEIPVTVAVIPAKTGPALSQRLSGASGVSVAVHGWSHENYAPPKEKKQELGRHRLAEAVLGELYDGFLTLNRLHPARFIPMLVPPWNRIDGSLVAKLPALGFECLSTFGRATAEAAIPLLNTHIDIMGRRADGKGPRVGRPHDEIVSELVGELQDRFEGRNEPVGLLTHHLAHDETAWKFTEAFLSEANSHQAILWKPAAELLKDQMSTT
- a CDS encoding MBL fold metallo-hydrolase, whose translation is MSNDQFQVKFWGVRGSIPVSGPEFDHYGGNTTCIELRCGGHRLIFDAGSGLREAGLAMLNEGVKQVDLFFSHCHYDHIIGLPFFKAIYYPSISLNIWSGHLDGKMSTKDMVDQFISPPWFPVKTDICQATMNFRDFHAGDMLSPREGVRIKTYKLNHPGGAIGYRIEWGGRIVALVFDVEHIPGTYDPVSLELMKDADLAIYDCTYNEDEMQRFKGFGHSTWQHGIELAKKAGTKRFALFHHAPSRTDEQLGQMEKNAQAAFPGAFAARDNQVVDI
- a CDS encoding SDR family oxidoreductase produces the protein MSFPLFDLTGRRALVTGSSQGIGYGLALGLAEHGACLVINGRNAEKAAAAAETIRARGLHALSVAFDVTDAAAAREGVAYIESEIGPVDILVNNAGMQFRTPLESFPIEKWDELLKTNVSSIFYVSQPVAQAMIGRGRGKIINIASVQAELARPGIAPYTATKGAVRNLTRGMATDWAKYGLQVNAIAPGYFKTPLNQALVDDPKFSAWLETRTPAGRWGNVEELVGAAVFLASDASSFVNGHMLMVDGGIAASL
- a CDS encoding GNAT family N-acetyltransferase, which encodes MRIRNETKADIPAIRELVSTAFAGKAYSSRTEAAIVDALRGNRALSATLVAEDGGRIVGHVAFSPVMINGRDLGWYGLGPIAVTPERQGEGIGTGLVKVGLAAIRKLGAQGCVLLGDPKYYGRFGFKADARLRLAGVPAEYFQALCFSGEMPSGMVTYDAAFDITTDEAPRHVT
- a CDS encoding ABC transporter ATP-binding protein, producing the protein MPATPLEVDNLSAGYGPTRVLENVSFAVPAGARLAILGRNGMGKTTLLATLAGQTRRYDGRIRLGSADLTAMASSARARQGLGYVPQARCIFPTLTVEENLFVGLKGRPKASLEEAYAMFPRLKERRRNLGGQLSGGEQQMLSTARTILGRPSVLLLDEPLEGLAPIICEELMAAFSELTKTGDMTILLVEQRIQSALDFADQVIILERGRLAWTGTPEALSMDHAAVERLLGVGGLH
- a CDS encoding ABC transporter ATP-binding protein; this translates as MSPVFEVINLRKCFGGLVVTNDVSISLAAGDRVALIGPNGAGKTTFVNLVTGNLSPDAGDVRLGGETVTRIGAAGRVRRGLVRSFQVTRLFQDMTPAEHVALAILQRDGLTGRMFGNFLAMPDLMTEVTYLLGALGLGDLMCRRVGEIAYGQQRLLEIAVATALKPKVLLLDEPAAGVPQSDTARIEQALADLPADLAVLMIEHDMDLVFRFARRVIVLAAGTIIFDGSPVEVTKDARVREAYLGSYANASHAA
- a CDS encoding branched-chain amino acid ABC transporter permease, with product MTLAMNTQTTTAVSIRRNRFFVRDTAGIAAIVALASIGYLLFPDNLALLTRVIAIALLVLSLDLVTGYCGVATLGHAALFGSGAYAAGIVSAHYGITDPLLMTLAGITGGAAAGLVCGIVILRAHGLPQLVLSIALINLFHEFANKASSWTGGSDGLSGISADPIFGTFEFDLYGHTAYVFGVILLLVVFILLRLVVRSPFGMLCRGIKEDALRIRAMGASPKAALMKMYVISGAVAGVGGALNAISTQVVGLDSLSFTLSAESLVMLVLGGTGSLFGALSGTVIFMLFEDYVSAANPFHWLTMVGALLVAVVLLAPKGLYGTATSFFVRRKETAQ
- a CDS encoding branched-chain amino acid ABC transporter permease; translated protein: MQTVFSIAVDALAYGMVLFVISIGLSVTMGLMRVVNLAHGAFAMIGGYIASYAARDLGLGYGVAVLVAVTGTIVIAIPVERFLYRRIYGAPELTQVLMTIGITFCIIGIANYVMGPTLKTIPLPDGLRGSADLGFRTIPVHRLFAIFCGFAVAGALWYTIEKTSFGVKLRASVDNAAMAAALGVRTEIIYALSFAGAVGLAAFGGVVGAELLPVEPYYALRYMVTFLVVVSVGGAGSIPGALIACLVLGGIDTTGRYLMPEYGEFFFYLAVIAIICVFPRGFAGRVK
- a CDS encoding ABC transporter substrate-binding protein; this encodes MRQLVLAAAAAIIMGTAACADTIKVGVVGPFSGPFALQGKNFKAGIDAYMATNGATIGDNTVEIIYRDLPAADPAKSKALAQELVVKEKVQYLAGFYFTPDAMAVTPILKQANTPLVIMNAATSAIVTKSPLVVRTSFTLWQTAMPMAKVAFDKGIKKVISVVSDYGPGVDAENAFKAGFEKQGGEIVEAIRMPLATNDFSPIMQRIKDSGAEGVFAFLPSGPPTLGFVKSYSENGLKAAGIQLFATGDLTQESDLPALGEAALGILTTYHYAVSHDSPENKAFVAAAGKALGNPAELTFPAVGAYDGMHVIYKMIEATGGKQDAEKAVEAVKGLSWMSPRGPVSIDPESRHITENIYLREVAKDADGKYINKEIQTFEKQGDPGLAATK
- a CDS encoding 3-carboxy-cis,cis-muconate cycloisomerase; the protein is MTASAFDHPFLSGLFGDDEISAYLSADADIRAMLSFEAALAKAEGAHGLIPQRAASRIAEACRGFTADIAGLKVATAADGVVVPDLVTQLRRSVGGEAAQYVHFGATSQDAIDTSLMIRLKAIVFLFSGRLDAIVRALEALDRQFGQNSLMGHTRMQAAIPIAVSDRLWSWRAPLEGYHGRLGVQTFPIQFGGAAGTLDRLGGKAADIRASLAQELGLTDEPQWQNQRAPIADLANLFSLITGSLGKMGQDIALLAQAGGEIELAGGGRSSAMVHKQNPVGAETLVAFSRFNAAQLSAIHQALVHEQERSGAAWTLEWLVLPQMVMATAGALRLARELTGNILRLGGS